One Persicobacter psychrovividus DNA window includes the following coding sequences:
- a CDS encoding MoxR family ATPase gives METSPIFENRIDLTEIKAQLNAMKVRIGEQLVGQEKVVDMMIIALLAKGHVLLEGVPGVAKTLAAKLLAKMVEADFSRIQFTPDLMPSDVLGTLIFDQKAGEFKFKKGPIFTNMALIDEINRAPAKTQAALFEVMEEGQITNDGTTYPLGDPFMVLATQNPIEQEGTYPLPEAQLDRFMFKISVDYPKLEEEVEVLKRHHGGQMLADDQQVNALFSTAQLKDIRSVVDQVTIADEMFVYISKLVQESRKSAHLYYGASPRASLAIMKSAKVKAIMDGRDFVTPEDVIFVFTAVMEHRVMLTPEKEMEGFTVQMALDQIIKSVEAPR, from the coding sequence ATGGAAACTTCACCAATTTTTGAAAATAGAATCGACCTGACGGAAATTAAAGCGCAGTTGAATGCCATGAAGGTCCGTATTGGCGAACAGCTCGTAGGGCAGGAGAAAGTCGTCGATATGATGATCATCGCCTTGCTTGCAAAGGGGCATGTGTTGCTTGAAGGGGTGCCGGGAGTAGCCAAAACCCTGGCGGCAAAATTACTGGCAAAAATGGTGGAGGCTGATTTTTCCCGTATTCAGTTTACCCCAGACCTGATGCCTTCTGATGTACTCGGTACCTTGATTTTTGATCAGAAAGCGGGTGAATTCAAATTTAAAAAAGGGCCGATTTTTACCAATATGGCACTGATCGACGAGATCAACAGGGCGCCGGCAAAAACACAGGCGGCACTGTTTGAAGTGATGGAAGAAGGGCAAATTACCAACGACGGCACAACGTATCCGCTCGGTGACCCTTTTATGGTGCTGGCTACGCAAAACCCCATAGAGCAGGAGGGGACGTATCCGCTTCCTGAAGCGCAGCTTGACCGCTTTATGTTTAAAATTTCAGTAGATTACCCCAAACTTGAAGAAGAGGTGGAGGTACTGAAACGCCACCACGGGGGGCAGATGCTCGCTGACGATCAGCAGGTAAATGCACTGTTCAGTACGGCACAGCTGAAGGATATTCGTTCGGTGGTTGATCAGGTTACTATTGCTGATGAGATGTTTGTGTACATCAGTAAACTCGTGCAGGAAAGCCGTAAGTCGGCACACCTGTATTATGGTGCTTCGCCACGTGCTTCCCTTGCGATCATGAAGTCTGCCAAAGTTAAGGCCATCATGGACGGGCGGGATTTCGTAACGCCTGAAGACGTTATTTTTGTGTTTACCGCTGTTATGGAGCACCGTGTGATGCTCACCCCTGAAAAAGAAATGGAAGGTTTTACTGTTCAGATGGCCCTCGATCAGATCATCAAATCAGTGGAAGCACCAAGGTAG